From a single Candidatus Nanopelagicales bacterium genomic region:
- a CDS encoding YceI family protein: MSTVELSQENGTLHLHTGVAGRAARMGHNLLIAVEAWNANVEFKGKVPTAVSLTAQLSSLDVVEGHGGVKPLSGGDREQIRANALRSLREADFPTVTFNATQLIVADSGYDVVGALTIAGVTKPLTARITTTDEGDHWRVATSVTVKQTDFDVAPYSAMMGALKLRDEVEVDFEAFLTV, encoded by the coding sequence ATGAGCACCGTCGAGTTGAGTCAAGAAAACGGCACACTGCACCTGCACACCGGCGTCGCGGGTCGGGCGGCTCGGATGGGCCACAACCTGCTGATCGCCGTTGAAGCCTGGAATGCCAACGTCGAGTTCAAGGGCAAGGTGCCGACGGCGGTGAGCCTCACCGCGCAGCTCAGTAGCCTCGACGTCGTCGAGGGCCACGGTGGCGTGAAGCCGCTCAGTGGTGGCGATCGTGAACAGATCCGCGCCAACGCACTGCGCAGTCTGCGCGAGGCTGACTTCCCGACGGTGACGTTCAACGCCACTCAGCTGATCGTCGCTGACAGTGGCTACGACGTTGTTGGTGCGCTGACGATTGCGGGTGTGACCAAGCCACTGACCGCACGGATCACGACCACTGACGAGGGTGACCACTGGCGGGTTGCCACCAGCGTGACCGTCAAGCAAACCGACTTCGACGTTGCGCCCTACTCGGCGATGATGGGGGCGCTCAAGCTGCGCGACGAGGTCGAGGTTGATTTCGAGGCATTCCTGACGGTGTAG
- a CDS encoding SDR family NAD(P)-dependent oxidoreductase yields MTCDRKHVIITGTSSGIGKATMQAATAAGWHVFAGDRSAQSSGQTEQSGTGLVTSVHVDITDVDQIASAQQLIVEHVGQAGLDGLANIAGIGIPGPLETMPLADLRFSFEVDVLGQVAMTQAMLPLLRAAQGRIVFIGSIADRIALPFFGALSASKSAIAAINDTFRQELAPWGIDVILIEPGFISTGADTATKERIDRLIADFTVEQRALYGDMFQAATDAGYKTQTAGSSPAVVADVILDALTTAKPKKHYLTGSKSHMAALVAKLPQGAQDELKRKGFGMPEPGSLEDD; encoded by the coding sequence ATGACCTGCGACCGCAAGCACGTGATCATTACCGGCACGTCGTCTGGCATCGGAAAGGCCACCATGCAGGCGGCGACAGCTGCTGGGTGGCACGTTTTCGCAGGAGACCGGTCGGCGCAGAGTTCGGGTCAAACCGAGCAGTCGGGCACTGGACTCGTGACATCGGTCCACGTCGACATCACCGACGTCGACCAGATCGCCAGCGCGCAGCAGTTGATTGTCGAACACGTCGGTCAAGCGGGCCTCGACGGGCTTGCCAACATTGCCGGCATTGGGATTCCCGGGCCGTTGGAGACGATGCCGCTGGCAGATCTTCGGTTCTCGTTTGAGGTGGATGTCCTGGGCCAGGTTGCGATGACTCAGGCCATGCTGCCGCTGCTACGGGCGGCCCAAGGTCGAATAGTGTTCATCGGATCCATCGCTGATCGGATTGCCCTGCCCTTCTTCGGTGCCCTCTCAGCGTCCAAGTCCGCAATCGCGGCCATCAATGACACGTTTCGCCAGGAACTGGCGCCGTGGGGGATCGACGTGATCCTGATCGAACCTGGCTTCATTTCAACCGGTGCCGACACGGCGACAAAGGAACGGATCGACCGGCTCATTGCGGACTTCACCGTGGAGCAGCGCGCTCTCTACGGAGACATGTTTCAAGCGGCAACGGATGCGGGCTACAAGACTCAGACCGCTGGGAGCTCACCAGCCGTCGTTGCGGATGTGATTCTCGATGCTTTGACCACTGCCAAGCCGAAGAAGCACTACTTGACCGGGTCCAAGTCGCACATGGCTGCGCTGGTCGCAAAGCTTCCGCAAGGGGCGCAAGACGAACTCAAACGCAAGGGATTCGGAATGCCCGAACCCGGTTCGCTTGAAGACGACTAA
- a CDS encoding propionyl-CoA synthetase has product MTGSNDYSASYRRSIEDPEGFWLDAASAVDWFDAPTEALDSSNAPLYRWYPDATLNTAYNALDRHVANGRANQAALIYDSPVTGVQRTYTYAELLDQVARFAGVLAAKGVSVGDRVVIYMPMVPEAVVAMLACARLGAVHSVVFGGFAADELAARIDDAEPKVIVSASCGVERTSTIAYKPLLDHALAVANHQPSCQIILQRPELIADLGPRDIDWAAAIGDAQPHDCVAVAATDPLYILYTSGTTGKPKGIVRDNGGHAVALQWSLRNIFGIEPGDVFWAASDVGWVVGHSYIVYAPLLTGATTVIYEGKPVGTPDAGAFGRMISEHRVKVLFTAPTAIRAIRKEDHTGELMRSYDLSCWEALYFAGERLDPDTFEWTTTTFDIPVIDNWWQTETGWPIAANPRGIGLLPIKPGSPSVAMPGYDIQILDGAGHQEPASVEGNISIRLPLPPGTLTTVWGDDERYANGYLRVFDGYYATGDGGYIDSDGYVHVMGRTDDVINVAGHRLSTGGMEAVVAMHPDIAECAVIGVADDLKGQIPRALVVLRAGSTADPKDISDAVIASVREHIGPVAALKSVVCVPALPKTRSGKILRKTMRAIADGRHEPVPSTIEDASVLDALVPYLTED; this is encoded by the coding sequence ATGACCGGATCCAACGACTACTCAGCCAGCTACCGCCGCAGCATCGAGGATCCAGAAGGCTTCTGGCTCGACGCAGCTTCCGCAGTTGACTGGTTCGACGCCCCAACTGAGGCCTTGGACAGCTCCAACGCGCCGCTGTATCGCTGGTACCCGGACGCGACGCTGAACACCGCATACAACGCGCTGGACCGACACGTGGCAAACGGCCGTGCAAACCAAGCCGCACTCATCTACGACAGCCCGGTGACCGGGGTTCAGCGGACGTATACCTATGCCGAGTTGCTTGATCAAGTTGCCAGGTTTGCCGGTGTACTCGCCGCCAAGGGAGTCAGCGTTGGGGACCGCGTTGTCATCTACATGCCCATGGTTCCGGAGGCCGTCGTTGCGATGCTTGCCTGCGCGCGACTCGGCGCTGTTCACTCCGTCGTGTTCGGCGGGTTTGCCGCCGACGAACTCGCTGCTCGGATCGATGATGCGGAACCTAAGGTCATCGTCAGCGCTTCCTGCGGGGTGGAGCGCACCAGCACCATTGCCTACAAACCTCTACTGGACCATGCGTTAGCGGTCGCCAACCACCAACCCAGCTGCCAGATCATCTTGCAGCGACCTGAACTCATCGCCGACCTCGGCCCACGCGACATTGACTGGGCGGCGGCTATCGGCGATGCACAGCCGCACGACTGCGTCGCAGTTGCCGCAACCGATCCGCTCTACATCCTCTATACCTCTGGCACCACCGGCAAACCCAAGGGCATCGTGCGCGACAACGGTGGCCATGCTGTCGCCTTGCAGTGGAGCTTGCGGAACATCTTTGGGATCGAGCCCGGCGATGTGTTTTGGGCAGCCAGCGACGTCGGTTGGGTCGTTGGACACTCGTACATCGTGTACGCGCCGCTGCTCACAGGTGCCACGACGGTGATCTACGAGGGTAAACCCGTCGGGACTCCGGACGCCGGAGCGTTCGGCCGGATGATCTCCGAGCATCGGGTCAAGGTGTTGTTCACCGCGCCGACCGCGATCCGGGCCATCCGCAAGGAAGACCACACGGGCGAACTCATGCGCAGCTACGACCTGTCCTGCTGGGAGGCGCTTTACTTCGCTGGCGAACGCCTCGACCCGGACACTTTCGAATGGACAACCACCACCTTCGACATCCCGGTCATCGACAACTGGTGGCAGACCGAGACCGGCTGGCCAATCGCCGCGAACCCACGCGGTATTGGTCTGCTACCGATCAAACCCGGTTCGCCAAGCGTCGCGATGCCCGGCTACGACATCCAGATTCTCGATGGCGCCGGTCACCAAGAGCCAGCCAGCGTGGAGGGCAACATCTCGATCCGGCTTCCGTTGCCTCCCGGCACTTTGACCACGGTCTGGGGCGACGACGAGCGCTATGCAAACGGCTACCTGCGCGTCTTCGACGGTTACTACGCGACCGGTGACGGTGGCTACATCGACTCCGACGGTTACGTCCATGTGATGGGTCGAACTGACGACGTCATCAACGTCGCCGGTCACCGGCTGTCCACCGGCGGCATGGAGGCCGTGGTTGCCATGCATCCGGACATCGCCGAGTGCGCCGTGATTGGCGTTGCCGACGATCTCAAAGGCCAGATTCCTCGTGCGCTCGTCGTCCTTCGCGCAGGTTCAACGGCCGACCCCAAGGACATCAGCGACGCCGTCATTGCTTCGGTTCGCGAACACATCGGACCAGTGGCAGCGCTGAAGTCCGTTGTCTGCGTACCTGCGTTGCCGAAGACACGCTCGGGCAAGATCCTGCGCAAGACCATGCGCGCGATCGCTGATGGCCGTCACGAGCCCGTGCCCAGCACGATCGAGGACGCGAGTGTGCTGGACGCCTTGGTGCCCTACCTCACCGAGGACTAG
- a CDS encoding mechanosensitive ion channel: MDTVWNLVADNNHVEGKLVTTGVIIVAAILFGSLAGRVLSRRADDRYRKYYTRKVAHYVTVVLTLIALGILWRPFAGQLGLLLGLIAAGLVVALQGVFSSLAGWFTVISGSVFRIGDRVQFGGVNGDVIDIAPLRTKLMEIGSSHGEDTWIHGRQYTGRIVAVSNKATFEQPVFNYSASFEFLWEEVTIPIAYRDDWRTAEAILTEEVVRISTSKEAAAAIADMVNRYPLARLEVESRVFIHATDNYLELAARFVVPVRSARLATDEFTRRVLNRFAEVGIVPASTTQDVTVRSE, from the coding sequence ATGGACACGGTGTGGAACCTGGTCGCAGATAACAATCACGTCGAGGGCAAGCTCGTCACCACCGGCGTGATCATCGTGGCAGCAATTCTGTTTGGGAGCTTGGCTGGGCGCGTCCTTTCCCGGCGGGCCGATGACCGATACCGCAAGTACTACACACGTAAGGTCGCCCACTACGTCACGGTCGTCCTGACCCTGATTGCTTTGGGCATCTTGTGGCGACCTTTCGCCGGCCAGCTGGGGCTGCTTCTGGGACTCATAGCGGCTGGCCTCGTGGTCGCGCTCCAGGGTGTCTTCAGTTCCCTTGCGGGTTGGTTCACCGTCATCTCGGGAAGCGTCTTCCGGATTGGCGACCGAGTGCAATTTGGCGGAGTGAACGGTGACGTGATCGATATCGCGCCCCTGCGGACGAAGCTGATGGAGATCGGATCAAGTCACGGGGAAGATACCTGGATCCATGGCCGCCAGTACACCGGCCGGATCGTTGCGGTCTCGAACAAGGCGACTTTCGAACAGCCGGTATTCAACTACAGCGCATCGTTTGAGTTCCTGTGGGAGGAGGTCACAATCCCGATTGCGTATCGGGATGACTGGCGCACGGCCGAAGCGATCCTGACCGAGGAGGTCGTCCGGATCTCGACATCGAAGGAAGCCGCCGCGGCGATCGCCGACATGGTGAACCGGTACCCCCTTGCGCGTCTAGAGGTCGAATCGCGAGTGTTCATCCACGCGACCGACAACTACCTGGAACTCGCGGCGCGCTTCGTGGTTCCGGTGCGGTCCGCCCGGTTGGCCACGGACGAGTTCACGCGGCGCGTTTTGAACAGATTCGCCGAGGTGGGAATCGTCCCAGCCTCGACGACCCAGGATGTCACGGTGCGCTCGGAATAG
- a CDS encoding glycoside hydrolase family 3 protein, producing MRRHPVTLSALVSTAALLGALAGCSSTGAAADTSASDSVAGSSASVPAPLDPAMDPATWSSERLASQLVIAGFEMNELSYARSLATKGLGGITLYGTPPSSLKAQLADLNDATPGGHLLIASDEEGGLVQRLTPLLGPLPSAKKLSATKTPKQVQKVAADYGTAMKQLGVNVNLAPVADLAVAGHFIDNEGRSFGKDPSTVIKYTSSWTTGTESAGVMPVIKHWPGHGSASDTHTGSGLTPNWSVVKNRDAVPFRAAFEQDVPAVMVGHLIVPGLTEPDTPASLSRNALATVRKEGGPKLLIMTDALSMDAVTGAMNQTTREAVLRSLIAGSDMASLSGARAPGTIDAIAQAIDSGRYPKAQAIESAKRVLAAQLKWS from the coding sequence ATGCGTCGCCACCCCGTCACCCTGTCTGCGTTAGTCAGCACCGCCGCGCTACTCGGGGCACTCGCGGGTTGCTCCTCGACAGGCGCAGCAGCGGACACCTCGGCAAGCGACTCTGTGGCCGGATCCTCCGCGAGCGTCCCCGCGCCGCTTGACCCCGCGATGGATCCGGCGACGTGGAGCAGCGAGCGACTTGCCTCCCAGTTGGTGATTGCCGGATTCGAAATGAACGAGCTGTCCTACGCTCGATCGTTGGCGACCAAAGGCCTCGGCGGCATCACCCTGTACGGCACGCCGCCGTCATCGTTGAAGGCCCAACTCGCGGACCTCAATGACGCGACCCCCGGCGGTCACCTCCTCATCGCCAGCGACGAGGAAGGCGGCTTGGTTCAGCGGTTAACGCCGCTACTCGGCCCGCTCCCGTCGGCCAAGAAATTGTCGGCTACCAAGACTCCCAAACAGGTCCAGAAGGTCGCAGCAGACTACGGAACCGCCATGAAACAGCTCGGGGTTAACGTCAACCTTGCCCCCGTGGCCGACCTTGCGGTTGCCGGGCATTTCATCGACAACGAGGGCCGCTCGTTCGGTAAGGACCCCAGCACGGTCATTAAGTACACCTCCTCCTGGACCACGGGGACGGAAAGCGCCGGCGTCATGCCGGTCATCAAACACTGGCCGGGCCATGGCTCGGCCTCAGACACACACACCGGTTCTGGGCTCACCCCTAACTGGTCGGTCGTCAAGAATCGCGACGCGGTCCCCTTCCGAGCAGCCTTCGAACAGGACGTACCAGCAGTCATGGTCGGACACCTAATCGTGCCTGGCTTAACTGAGCCCGACACACCGGCAAGCCTTTCGCGGAACGCGCTTGCCACGGTCCGCAAGGAAGGCGGGCCAAAGCTGTTGATCATGACTGACGCACTTTCCATGGATGCCGTGACCGGGGCCATGAATCAAACTACGCGGGAGGCTGTGCTGCGTTCACTGATCGCAGGATCGGATATGGCGTCCCTGTCAGGTGCCCGTGCCCCGGGGACGATCGATGCGATTGCCCAAGCGATCGATTCCGGTCGCTACCCGAAGGCGCAAGCGATCGAATCTGCCAAGCGCGTCCTGGCTGCCCAGCTCAAGTGGTCATAG
- a CDS encoding patatin-like phospholipase family protein produces MTATIHAHPDWPSNPVLPRDFVARYGHGADRALVISGGGLAGLAWGAAYLQGLSRAGLELSTADLVVGTSAGSLLGAVVLAKDLRRFNFQLQLASKSRLFEFIRKDSDPHESAAHARAMFDDATDGDEETLLRIGHAALAAKAPSKYAMYAQISAFVGRMKWPSSALRTTAYDTYTAQRLVFCRQSGVQLLSALSASAAVPGLMTPVQIDQRRCMDGGMVSGSNMDIAAGARKVLVLGLVHDPEPGRWTNRPGIWNEELASMRAAGTVTVTRLPAEELGDPMDATALPLGLRLGAEQAERDAPELSEFWNT; encoded by the coding sequence GTGACCGCGACCATCCACGCCCACCCTGACTGGCCCAGCAATCCGGTGTTGCCCCGCGACTTCGTCGCCCGTTATGGCCACGGGGCAGATCGCGCGCTGGTGATCAGCGGTGGCGGCTTGGCCGGTTTGGCGTGGGGTGCCGCCTACCTCCAAGGGCTTTCGCGAGCAGGTCTCGAACTTTCGACCGCTGACCTGGTGGTTGGCACCTCGGCAGGCTCACTACTGGGTGCGGTGGTGCTCGCGAAGGATCTGCGGCGGTTCAACTTCCAGCTTCAGCTCGCTTCGAAGTCCAGGCTTTTTGAGTTCATTCGTAAGGATTCCGATCCGCACGAGAGTGCGGCCCACGCGCGCGCGATGTTCGATGACGCGACCGATGGCGACGAGGAGACGCTGCTGCGGATTGGTCACGCCGCGCTCGCCGCCAAGGCGCCGTCGAAGTACGCGATGTATGCGCAGATCTCGGCTTTTGTCGGTCGGATGAAGTGGCCATCGTCGGCACTGAGGACAACCGCCTATGACACCTACACCGCGCAACGGTTGGTGTTCTGTCGGCAGTCGGGGGTGCAGCTGTTGTCAGCGCTGTCGGCCAGTGCCGCAGTGCCCGGCCTGATGACACCGGTGCAGATTGACCAACGCCGATGCATGGATGGCGGCATGGTGTCCGGCAGCAATATGGACATCGCGGCCGGTGCCCGCAAGGTGTTGGTGCTGGGATTGGTTCATGACCCGGAACCGGGTCGGTGGACCAACCGGCCGGGAATCTGGAACGAGGAGTTGGCCTCCATGCGAGCCGCTGGCACAGTCACCGTGACCCGGCTACCGGCAGAAGAACTTGGCGATCCCATGGATGCGACGGCACTGCCGCTTGGTCTGCGCCTGGGTGCCGAACAGGCCGAACGCGACGCTCCGGAACTGTCGGAGTTCTGGAACACCTGA
- a CDS encoding VOC family protein, translated as MDWKLEVVVLPVADVEGAKEFYVDRLGFGLDVDNQISDSFRIVQVTPPGSACSITFGTGMSGAEPGSVKGLQLVVSDIDEAAAQLNDHGVENSGIKHFDNGVQQPGKGGPWNSFLFFDDPDGNSWAIQEKPADA; from the coding sequence ATGGATTGGAAACTCGAAGTCGTGGTGCTCCCAGTGGCAGATGTCGAAGGGGCCAAGGAGTTTTACGTTGATCGGCTCGGCTTCGGACTCGACGTCGATAACCAGATTTCCGACAGCTTCCGTATCGTGCAGGTGACCCCACCCGGATCCGCGTGCTCGATTACCTTTGGGACCGGCATGAGCGGTGCCGAGCCGGGTTCAGTCAAGGGTCTGCAACTGGTGGTCTCCGACATTGACGAGGCCGCCGCCCAACTCAACGATCACGGAGTCGAGAACTCTGGCATCAAGCATTTCGACAACGGTGTCCAGCAGCCGGGCAAAGGCGGACCCTGGAACAGCTTCCTGTTCTTCGATGATCCCGACGGGAATTCGTGGGCGATTCAAGAGAAGCCCGCCGACGCCTAG